atactactactaataatacactaaacaaattaaataagcacttaattaataaatggaGAAGATAATCAACGGCGGCAACGAGTAATACAAGAGCAACCACGATGGTAAGGATTAGCAGGTCCACGAGCTTTGAAACAGTTATGAGTATAATAAGATCTACCAGAACGAGGAGGGCATGGCACACGATTAGCTGAGAGTGCAGCATAAGAAATATATGTGTAGTACACTCTATTCCAGTATAGAGATCTCCTTTTACTAATTACATTTTCTTCATCAAGATTATTTAGCTGATTAtcaacaaaatcatcatcagAATAAACCATTGATATTGCAGATGATGATGAAGCCCAGTCAAATCCAACGTCAGTGATGAGAGCTGTAGCTGGGGTACAGTGGAAGCTAATGTAGGAGATCATAAAcagaatgaaagaaaaaaagataAGGGGTTTTGAGGATGACATTGTTGTTTAGGAAATAGGAGGAGAATGAGTGAAGGAAAAAGAATGGTGAAGAAATGTAGGAAGCATTAAAGATGAGGTCTG
This genomic stretch from Amaranthus tricolor cultivar Red isolate AtriRed21 chromosome 9, ASM2621246v1, whole genome shotgun sequence harbors:
- the LOC130824311 gene encoding protein RALF-like 34 produces the protein MSSSKPLIFFSFILFMISYISFHCTPATALITDVGFDWASSSSAISMVYSDDDFVDNQLNNLDEENVISKRRSLYWNRVYYTYISYAALSANRVPCPPRSGRSYYTHNCFKARGPANPYHRGCSCITRCRR